The Heterodontus francisci isolate sHetFra1 chromosome 13, sHetFra1.hap1, whole genome shotgun sequence genome includes a region encoding these proteins:
- the LOC137376617 gene encoding endonuclease domain-containing 1 protein-like, whose product MGTGNLAILLLLGVLNLGIVQGEVIQDLSKCNWFFQGKIPPQGFATQNRVKICQRYKNHYHFVTLYRPDLRIPVYSAYRYPCTIGVDKKQRPTPWFYEPQIDDPQGSPEMTSSKDVSGEHQAVDTDYQNSGYDRGHLYPFSFNKNDSGTATCTLTNAVPQTHTANVNWNKEAESTVLNLAKICHKSNRSMYVVTGSTNQTNIKLKNRVTVPELAWTALCCTSSLHQNNDPCLNNNMESEEQNVPTYGKDFSAAFMKKMAPEEAAVRLTVRELQNELRVGKIFDSCRGTSADDEEETFKAVTGLIEEVANYKNGAESVRSWSWVFAVMCCVLSEIGFKWI is encoded by the exons ATGGGGACAGGAAATCTGGCCATACTCCTGCTCTTGGGAGTCCTCAATCTCGGGATAGTGCAGGGGGAGGTGATCCAGGATTTGAGTAAATGCAACTGGTTCTTTCAGGGCAAGATCCCACCGCAAGGATTCGCCACTCAAAACCGAGTCAAAATCTGTCAGAGATACAAGAACCACTATCACTTTGTAACGCTGTACCGTCCAGACCTGCGAATTCCAGTCTATTCTGCTTACAGGTATCCCTGCACCATTGGTGTCGATAAGAAGCAGAGACCCACACCATGGTTTTATGAGCCACAG ATTGATGATCCACAAGGCTCGCCTGAAATGACAAGCAGCAAAGATGTTTCCGGTGAGCATCAGGCAGTGGATACAGATTACCAGAACTCAGGATATGACCGAGGCCATCTGTACCCATTTTCCTTTAATAAGAATGACAGTGGCACTGCCACCTGCACCCTGACTAATGCAGTCCCGCAGACACACACAGCCAACGTGAACTGGAATAAGGAGGCAGAATCTACTGTCCTGAACTTGGCAAAGATATGCCACAAATCCAACCGGTCGATGTATGTGGTGACAGGCTCAACCAATCAAACCAACATCAAACTGAAGAACAGGGTCACAGTGCCTGAGCTCGCCTGGACTGCTCTTTGCTGCACATCTTCACTGCACCAGAATAATGACCCCTGTCTAAACAACAACATGGAGTCAGAGGAGCAGAATGTGCCGACATATGGTAAAGACTTTTCTGCTGCATTCATGAAAAAGATGGCACCAGAAGAGGCCGCGGTCAGACTGACTGTGAGAGAGCTGCAGAATGAATTGAGAGTGGGCAAGATATTTGACAGTTGCAGAGGAACAAGTGCAGATGATGAGGAAGAGACTTTCAAAGCAGTGACAGGTCTGATAGAGGAAGTAGCCAACTACAAAAACGGAGCAGAGTCGGTCAGGAGCTGGTCATGGGTATTTGCAGTAATGTGCTGTGTCCTCTCGGAGATCGGGTTCAAATGGATTTAG